The Archocentrus centrarchus isolate MPI-CPG fArcCen1 chromosome 7, fArcCen1, whole genome shotgun sequence genome window below encodes:
- the LOC115783644 gene encoding uncharacterized protein LOC115783644 yields MAEDSATEIQLLRSQKPKLIEILSADADFVLQHADARSLLSRHAYQQVKSCRVPSEKVTDLLDHIMQRGPEAAQGLMELLKDKHLQETFPKLDFIKNLKVNTQSSGGKETSKKRKQADEIPDSISAKKKCNNGSGIVSEKQLMSVARTIGKSWREIGRLALDIRSVKLEQIEEDHSTHVERVFAMLRHWSALQRGNATPAQLHSLLSQGDWMLPPESIDFLLETG; encoded by the exons ATGGCCGAGGACTCGGCAACAGAAATCCAGCTGCTCAGAAGCCAGAAGCCAAAGCTTATAGAAATCCTAAGTGCAGATGCTGACTTTGTACTCCAGCACGCGGACGCTCGCAGTCTGCTGTCTCGACACGCCTACCAGCAGGTGAAATCTTGCCGCGTTCCTAGTGAAAAAGTGACAGACCTTTTGGATCACATCATGCAGAGAGGTCCCGAAGCAGCGCAAGGATTAATGGAACTTTTAAAGGACAAGCACTTGCAAGAAACCTTCCCAAAGCTTGACTTTATTAAGAATCTGAAAGTCAACACACAGTCCTCAG gGGGGAAAGAAacctcaaaaaaaagaaaacaagcagatgAGATACCAGATTCCATTTCAGCcaaaaagaaatgcaacaaTG GCTCCGGCATcgtgagtgagaaacagctgaTGTCAGTGGCCCGTACCATCGGCAAATCTTGGAGGGAGATTGGCAGACTGGCCCTGGACATCAGGTCTGTGAAGCTGGAGCAAATCGAAGAGGACCATTCGACCCACGTGGAGCGAGTCTTTGCCATGCTGCGTCACTGGAGTGCCTTACAGAGGGGAAACGCCACACCAGCTCAGCTGCATTCCCTTCTCAGTCAGGGAGACTGGATGCTGCCACCTGAAAGCATTGACTTCCTGTTGGAGACTGGCTGA
- the csad gene encoding cysteine sulfinic acid decarboxylase: MEPANHHDLNESLIDHTEGQFFLNEAFKIIMEEVLSKGTDVKQKVCEWKEPEELALLLDLGVRETGEPQEKLLQRVRDVAKYSIKTSHPHFFNQQYGGVDYHSLAGRFLTEALNTNLFTYEVAPVFVLMETEVLRGLRQLVGWTEGDGIFCPGGSTSNMYAMNLARYRLFPEVKSQGLWALPRLSIFTSPESHYSVKKGAAFLGIGMDNVIFVNVDDRGRMIPEDLDEKIELSKSQGAVPLLVSCTSGTTVQGAFDPLDRIADVCDKHKLWMHVDACWGGSVLFSKKHKHLMKGIDRANSVAWNPHKMLVAGLQCSAFLLKDTTNLLKQCHSASATYLFQQDKFYDVNLDIGDKSVQCSRKVDCLKLWLMWKAVGSMGLAERVEKAFIHARYLVEQMKKREGFQLLSMPEFVNVCFWFIPPSLRGKEGTEDYQEKLAKVAPIIKERMMKQGTMMVGYQPLGNKVNFFRVIVLSPLLSQKDMDFFLNEIERLGKDL, from the exons ATGGAACCGGCTAATCACCATGACCTGAATGAGTCTCTTATTGACCATACAGAAGGCCAATTCTTCTTGAATGAAGCCTTCAAAATTATTATGGAGGAGGTGCTCTCCAAGGGCACAGATGTCAAACAGAAG GTTTGTGAatggaaagagccagaggagcTAGCTCTGCTCCTGGATTTGGGggtgagagagacaggagagccACAAGAAAAGCTCCTACAGAGAGTAAGAGATGTCGCCAAGTACAGCATTAAGACAA GTCacccacatttttttaatcagcagtACGGAGGGGTGGACTATCATTCCCTGGCTGGAAGATTCCTCACTGAGGCTCTCAACACTAATCT CTTCACCTATGAGGTAGCCCCGGTCTTTGTACTGATGGAGACTGAGGTCCTGAGAGGCCTACGTCAGCTGGTTGGTTGGACAGAGGGTGACGGGATTTTCTGCCCAGGGGGCTCAACCTCCAACATGTATGCCATGAACCTTGCACGCTACCGACTCTTCCCAGAGGTCAAAAGCCAGGGGTTGTGGGCTCTCCCGCGGCTAAGCATCTTTACATCTCCAGAG AGCCACTACTCTGTAAAGAAGGGCGCTGCATTTCTGGGGATTGGTATGGACAATGTCATCTTTGTGAACGTGGATGATAG AGGTCGTATGATTCCAGAGGACCTGGATGAAAAAATAGAGCTGTCCAAATCTCAG GGTGCAGTGCCATTACTTGTGAGCTGCACGTCAGGGACCACAGTGCAGGGTGCGTTTGACCCTCTGGATCGCATAGCTGATGTTTGTGACAAACACAAGCTGTGGATGCACGTAGAT gCTTGCTGGGGAGGGAGCGTGCTTTTTTCtaagaaacacaaacatctgaTGAAAGGAATTGACAG AGCAAATTCAGTAGCATGGAATCCCCACAAGATGCTGGTGGCTGGCTTGCAGTGTTCTGCCTTCCTCCTAAAGGATACCACG AATTTGTTGAAGCAGTGCCACAGTGCCAGTGCCACATACCTCTTCCAGCAAGACAAGTTCTACGATGTGAATCTGGACATAGGAGATAAGTCTGTGCAGTGCAGTCGCAAGGTCGACTGTCTGAAGTTGTGGCTGATGTGGAAAGCTGTTGGCTCCATGGGTTTAGCAGAGCGTGTAGAGAAGGCTTTTATTCATGCAAG ATATCTGGTGGAGcagatgaagaaaagagaggggTTCCAACTTTTGAGCATG CCAGAGTTTGTGAATGTCTGCTTCTGGTTTATACCACCGAGTTTGAGAGGGAAGGAAGGAACTGAAGATTACCAGGAGAAACTGGCAAAA GTGGCTCCAATCATCAAAGAACGCATGATGAAGCAAGGCACTATGATGGTTGGCTACCAGCCTCTAGGAAACAAGGTCAACTTTTTTCGTGTGATTGTATTGTCGCCACTACTGTCCCAGAAAGACATGGACTTCTTTCTCAATGAAATTGAAAGACTAGGCAAGGATCTGTGA
- the znf740b gene encoding zinc finger protein 740b, whose product MTHHSSNSVRDHMKWAGLLGCEAVLSSMALMQANNIPGQKKMMSPLGQGQRTSPESHQTHSQHSQNHHGHQGHHGQPHHSHMGHPSSGSCPPLLIRKDGDYHHQG is encoded by the exons ATGACACACCATTCCAGCAATTCTGTTCGAGACCATATGAAATGG GCTGGGTTGCTGGGCTGCGAGGCGGTGCTGTCCAGCATGGCCCTGATGCAAGCCAACAACATCCCAGGCCAGAAGAAGATGATGTCACCATTAGGTCAGGGGCAAAGGACCAGTCCTGAGAGCCACCAGACCCACTCACAGCATAGCCAGAACCATCATGGGCACCAGGGTCACCATGGACAGCCGCACCACAGCCACATGGGCCACCCCTCAAGCGGAAGCTGCCCACCTCTG CTCATCCGGAAAGATGGAGATTATCATCATCAAGGATAA
- the copz1 gene encoding coatomer subunit zeta-1: MDSPILEPSLYTVKAVLILDNDGDRLYAKYYDDTYPTVKEQKAFEKNIFNKTHRTDSEIALLEGLTVVYKSNIDLFFYVIGSSHENELMLMAVLNCLFDSLSQMLRKNVERRALLENMEGLFLAVDEIVDGGVILESDPQQVVHRVALRGDDVPLTEQTVTQVLQSAKEQIKWSLLR, encoded by the exons ATGGATTCTCCAATACTG GAACCATCCTTATACACCGTCAAAGCTGTTCTCATTCTGGACAACGATGGAGACCGGCTTTACGCCAAG TATTATGATGACACATATCCAACAGTCAAGGAGCAGAAAGCATTTGAGAAGAACATAtttaacaaaacacacagaacagaca GTGAGATAGCACTACTTGAAGGCCTCACTGTTGTCTACAAGAGCAATATAGACCTCTTCTTCTACGTGATTGGAAGTTCACATGAAAATGAG CTCATGCTTATGGCTGTTCTGAATTGCCTTTTTGATTCGCTCAGTCAGATGTTGAG AAAAAATGTTGAGAGGAGAGCTTTGTTGGAGAATATGGAGGGGCTCTTCTTGGCTGTGGATGAAATCGTAGATGGAGG GGTGATCTTAGAGAGCGACCCGCAGCAAGTTGTGCATCGTGTGGCTCTTAGA GGTGATGATGTGCCTTTGACGGAGCAGACAGTCACccag GTACTTCAGTCTGCCAAAGAACAGATCAAATGGTCTCTTCTGCGATAG